The following proteins come from a genomic window of Solwaraspora sp. WMMA2065:
- a CDS encoding DEAD/DEAH box helicase, producing the protein MTDTGELHPVLTYHLVNSLGWRDLRPLQRAAVGPILAGADALLLAPTAGGKTEAAMFPLLSKMTDAGWPGTSVLYLCPLKALLNNLLPRLERYADWLGRRAALWHGDVTPARRRAILAGRPDILLTTPESLEAMLVSANVDHRSFFAGLRAVVVDEVHAFADDDRGWHLLAVLERLTHLIGRPLQRIGLSATVGNPDALLTWLQGSGAASRPSRVVAPDTASAPAAASAPVAGAAVADRAPPGDVELDFVGSLSNAATVIAALHAGEKRLVFCESRQTVEELGQLLRQRDITTFLSHASLSVDERRRSEQAFAEARDCVIVSTSTLELGIDVGDLDRVVQIDAPATVASFLQRLGRTGRRPGASRNCLFLARDGDALVEAAALLTLWGSGWVEPVVPPPEPRHIVAQQILALSLQQSQVGDQECVAWWNGLTPFDESARPILRHLVDSGYLDTDSGMLFIGPEAEKRFGHRHFMSMTAVFTGPPEFTVRYGQSELGRIDPSLLTEEVRGDRRLLLTGQSWRVTYIDWRRRRCFVEPADGGGKARWTAGGLAGLGYELTRAMRNVLLGTDPPVRLTRRAVDRLHRVRDERSSLVHPGGNVILRDRSGDLRWWTWAGYRANATLAATLSEVVDPVQRFDDCQIRLRADLTPADWRSLTADATDRICLPDVDEKALEGLKFSAALPARLAMATLAARLADPVAALAVLRQGTRFVSV; encoded by the coding sequence GTGACCGACACCGGCGAGCTGCACCCGGTCCTGACGTACCACCTGGTCAACAGCCTCGGTTGGCGGGACCTGCGACCACTGCAGCGGGCCGCGGTCGGCCCTATCCTGGCCGGTGCGGACGCCCTGCTGCTGGCCCCCACCGCCGGCGGCAAGACCGAAGCCGCCATGTTTCCGCTGCTGTCGAAGATGACCGACGCCGGCTGGCCCGGCACCTCGGTGCTCTACCTGTGCCCGTTGAAGGCACTGCTGAACAACCTGCTGCCCCGGCTGGAACGCTACGCCGACTGGCTCGGCCGCCGGGCCGCCCTCTGGCACGGCGACGTCACCCCCGCCCGCCGCCGGGCGATCCTCGCCGGCCGGCCCGACATCCTGCTGACCACCCCGGAATCGCTGGAAGCGATGCTGGTCAGCGCCAACGTCGACCACCGGTCGTTCTTCGCCGGCCTGCGGGCCGTCGTCGTCGACGAGGTACACGCCTTCGCCGACGACGACCGTGGCTGGCACCTGCTGGCCGTCCTGGAACGGCTCACCCACCTGATCGGCCGACCGCTGCAACGGATCGGGCTGTCGGCCACCGTCGGCAACCCGGACGCCCTGCTGACCTGGCTGCAGGGCTCCGGCGCGGCCAGCCGCCCGAGCCGGGTCGTCGCCCCCGACACCGCTTCCGCCCCGGCTGCCGCTTCCGCCCCGGTCGCGGGGGCAGCCGTCGCGGACCGGGCACCGCCCGGCGACGTCGAGCTTGACTTCGTCGGCTCGCTGTCCAACGCCGCAACCGTCATCGCCGCCCTGCACGCGGGCGAGAAACGGCTCGTCTTCTGCGAATCCCGGCAGACCGTCGAAGAACTCGGCCAACTGCTGCGCCAACGCGACATCACCACATTCCTGTCACACGCATCGCTCTCCGTCGACGAACGGCGCCGCTCCGAACAGGCGTTCGCCGAGGCCCGGGACTGTGTCATCGTCTCCACCAGCACCCTGGAGCTCGGTATCGACGTCGGAGACCTGGACCGGGTGGTCCAGATCGACGCCCCGGCGACCGTCGCCTCGTTTCTGCAGCGACTCGGCCGGACCGGACGCCGCCCCGGCGCCAGCCGCAACTGCCTGTTCCTCGCCCGCGACGGCGACGCCCTGGTCGAAGCAGCCGCCCTGCTGACCCTGTGGGGTAGCGGCTGGGTGGAGCCGGTCGTCCCGCCACCTGAGCCCCGGCACATCGTCGCCCAGCAGATCCTCGCCCTGAGCCTGCAGCAGAGCCAGGTCGGCGACCAGGAGTGCGTCGCCTGGTGGAACGGGCTGACACCGTTCGACGAAAGCGCCCGGCCGATCCTGCGGCACCTGGTGGACAGCGGATACCTCGACACCGACAGCGGCATGCTGTTCATCGGCCCCGAAGCCGAAAAGCGGTTCGGGCACCGGCACTTCATGTCGATGACCGCGGTCTTCACCGGTCCACCCGAGTTCACCGTCCGCTACGGACAATCCGAGCTCGGCCGGATCGACCCGAGCCTGCTCACCGAGGAGGTCCGGGGTGACCGCCGGCTATTGCTCACCGGGCAGAGTTGGCGGGTCACGTACATCGACTGGCGGCGACGGCGCTGCTTCGTCGAACCGGCCGACGGCGGAGGGAAGGCCCGTTGGACGGCTGGCGGCCTCGCCGGGCTGGGCTACGAACTGACCCGGGCCATGCGTAACGTCCTGCTCGGCACCGATCCACCGGTACGGCTCACCCGCCGCGCGGTCGACCGGCTGCACCGCGTACGCGACGAGCGCTCCTCGCTGGTGCACCCCGGCGGCAACGTCATCCTGCGTGACCGCTCCGGCGACCTGCGCTGGTGGACCTGGGCCGGATACCGGGCCAACGCCACCCTCGCCGCCACCCTCAGCGAAGTGGTCGACCCGGTGCAGCGCTTCGACGACTGCCAGATCCGGCTGCGCGCCGACCTGACCCCCGCCGACTGGCGTTCCCTCACCGCCGACGCCACCGACCGGATCTGCCTGCCCGACGTCGACGAGAAGGCCCTGGAAGGGCTCAAGTTCAGCGCTGCCCTGCCGGCGCGGCTCGCAATGGCTACCCTCGCCGCCCGACTGGCCGACCCGGTTGCCGCCTTGGCCGTGCTCCGGCAGGGAACCCGGTTCGTGTCAGTTTAG
- the tmk gene encoding dTMP kinase produces MGGSGLLVTIDGQSGVGKTTAARLLHEQLRAQGRRVLLTRTPSDSEIGSLARAGTFTYRAWELALLVAADRYHHERSVLRPAVADGAIVICDRYLASSLVLDPLDGVAPDLVRAIYRHLPAPDIAVILSGDPEVCARRAAARGHYSRFHTPDPAANRRERAGFVAAAEALRRAGHPVLTYDIGTDTADAVTRQLAGLIVDRTGDR; encoded by the coding sequence GTGGGTGGATCGGGTTTGCTCGTCACCATCGACGGGCAGAGCGGAGTCGGCAAGACCACCGCCGCGCGGTTGCTCCACGAACAGTTGCGCGCTCAAGGCAGGCGGGTGCTGCTTACCCGCACCCCGTCCGATTCGGAGATCGGCTCCCTCGCCCGCGCCGGCACCTTCACCTACCGGGCATGGGAACTCGCGCTACTGGTAGCGGCCGACCGATACCACCACGAGCGTTCCGTGCTGCGACCGGCGGTCGCCGACGGTGCGATCGTGATCTGCGACCGCTATCTCGCGTCATCGCTCGTGCTGGATCCGCTCGACGGTGTCGCGCCCGACCTGGTGCGGGCGATCTACCGCCACCTGCCAGCTCCCGACATCGCCGTCATCCTGAGTGGAGACCCCGAGGTCTGTGCTCGTCGGGCAGCGGCCCGGGGACACTACAGCCGCTTCCACACCCCCGACCCCGCAGCCAACCGCCGCGAACGGGCTGGCTTCGTTGCCGCCGCGGAAGCGTTGCGCCGGGCTGGACATCCTGTCCTGACCTACGACATCGGTACCGACACCGCAGACGCCGTCACCCGGCAACTCGCCGGCCTGATTGTCGACCGGACCGGAGACCGGTGA
- the brxD gene encoding BREX system ATP-binding protein BrxD, protein MTVPTPPGSPPEISPRRRRDIIDALRRGAVPANGLDALAVGLDRFAAAIDDDLDRVAGGGSVFKAVRGEYGAGKTFFARWLAERAKRRSFAAAEVQISELETPLHRMETVYRRLVEHLNTEQFAASALRPVLDGWIFALEEDVLASGTVSESDRDGLDRAVSDLLERRLAEISRSTPGFAAALRGYRTATAVGDQPTADGLAAWLAGQPHVAAAARRAAGVKGDLDHFAALSFLRGLLTVLRDSGHPGLLLVLDEVETLQRVRSDSRDKALNALRQLVDDVHAGRFPGLFLVITGTPAFYDGPQGVQRLAPLAQRLATDFGGDPRWDNPRAVQLRLPGFTVPALVELGVRVRHIYGSDRLADRVDDAYLTELADAVTGRLGGTVGVAPRIYLKKLVADVLDRADQFTDWDPRQHYQLTVRSDELTPVERNAASAGEVPLDLP, encoded by the coding sequence GTGACCGTGCCGACCCCGCCGGGCAGCCCACCGGAGATCTCCCCGCGTCGCCGCCGCGACATCATCGACGCGCTGCGGCGCGGTGCCGTGCCCGCCAACGGCCTCGATGCGCTCGCGGTCGGGCTGGACCGGTTCGCCGCCGCCATCGACGACGACCTCGACCGGGTCGCCGGTGGCGGCAGCGTCTTCAAAGCCGTCCGTGGCGAGTACGGTGCCGGCAAGACGTTCTTCGCCCGCTGGCTGGCCGAACGGGCCAAACGGCGCAGTTTCGCCGCCGCCGAAGTGCAGATCTCCGAGCTGGAAACCCCGCTGCACCGGATGGAGACCGTCTACCGCCGGCTCGTCGAGCACCTCAACACCGAACAGTTCGCCGCCAGCGCGCTACGTCCCGTCCTCGACGGCTGGATCTTCGCGCTGGAGGAGGACGTACTCGCGTCGGGCACCGTCAGTGAATCGGACCGCGACGGGCTCGACCGGGCCGTCAGCGACCTGCTGGAACGCCGCCTCGCCGAAATCTCCCGCAGCACCCCCGGGTTCGCCGCCGCGCTGCGCGGCTACCGCACCGCCACCGCCGTCGGCGACCAGCCCACCGCCGACGGGCTCGCCGCCTGGCTCGCCGGGCAGCCGCACGTCGCCGCCGCCGCGCGCCGGGCCGCCGGAGTCAAAGGCGACCTGGACCACTTCGCCGCGCTGAGCTTCCTGCGTGGCCTGCTCACCGTGCTGCGCGACAGCGGCCACCCCGGTCTGCTGCTCGTCCTCGACGAGGTCGAAACCCTGCAACGGGTCCGCTCCGACTCCCGGGACAAGGCCCTCAACGCGCTGCGCCAACTCGTCGACGACGTCCACGCCGGACGGTTTCCCGGCCTGTTCCTGGTGATCACCGGTACCCCCGCCTTCTACGACGGGCCGCAGGGGGTGCAGCGGCTCGCCCCGCTGGCCCAACGCCTCGCCACCGACTTCGGCGGCGACCCCCGCTGGGACAACCCGCGCGCGGTGCAGCTGCGGCTGCCCGGTTTCACCGTGCCGGCGCTCGTCGAGCTCGGCGTACGGGTCCGCCACATCTACGGCAGCGACCGGCTCGCCGACCGGGTCGACGACGCGTACCTGACCGAGCTGGCCGACGCGGTCACCGGCAGACTCGGCGGCACCGTCGGGGTGGCCCCCCGGATCTACCTGAAGAAGCTGGTCGCCGACGTGCTCGACCGGGCCGACCAGTTCACCGACTGGGACCCGCGCCAGCACTACCAGCTGACGGTGCGCTCCGACGAGCTGACCCCGGTCGAACGCAACGCCGCCAGCGCCGGCGAGGTCCCGTTGGACCTGCCGTGA
- the pglZ gene encoding BREX-2 system phosphatase PglZ, with product MTAVPTQPTTTPPGRPDIVRPDAVRRKVDAWLKEGDGADAIALRAAPVWGSDPVIILGGVRLRVVACPTPLAARAALHDRAADEKLVLLTDLPDAVLGDGLLAHLSRQSVRSVNAWELVRQMFGGVRLDPSLPTDRRWLPAALADHAPVDGWPTPPGTILTRDHALRCLTAELLGIDRDQLDASGLLQWTTDAQAQQRFTDRVAADVADGITAYLRDVAGPIAEPVMAAVRAGHGVDVIPIGLLAEVLWPTPAGGPAGGPAGAAASRPAGVEVAVARTRLEPRFGTLRMTSVQAAALHDAADAWVARALDSDDELARQQGLRLVRRAEAIAADIELTSQLAASSLLPAGVTWRLRAFAAAVHAALPPPGAPAAGTVTTAGLSRAEAAFKRLTEHRAADQGRRTTAHMALRLLRWLSRPAGQPPRTLYAALQRQVTVDGWVDRARLDVFAGDVDPEVAEAYQALHRAVDARRARHDEQFAGLLAEATRADAEPGRMLRVEDVLDRVVAPILDAGRQALLLVMDGMGVAAATELAESLSRDGSWIELTQAGGPRAGVLAALPTVTEASRCSLLSGRLAVGDRQTEQTAFEGRFTGGRLLHKRSLRAGAGAAIDPEVRAAIDDPTVPVLAAVVNTIDDSLGYGEPGSTVWGQDTVPAVRDLLAVARHRVVVIVSDHGHVVDRGPEAVTLPGGDGQHNRWRPVTSSTTDSSGDSASDRLGDGEFLVTGRRVLLGGGTIVLPWREELRYGPRKAGYHGGAAPAEAVIPLLMFTAGNEESVPDWQPAPVASPDWWREPVSSTAQPGTGGGRSGTGGRRAGKGGQSAKPVQTEQLFDVPADPQQPTTAAPPAATPADADRALIDRLLTSERYAQRRNPRTPLDDDRVAALLRVLLAGSGRAGLETLAAQAGVPAHRIQGTVTALRRLLQVEGYPVLTIDADGQTVVLDRPLLVEQFDLGESS from the coding sequence GTGACCGCAGTACCTACCCAGCCGACCACGACTCCACCGGGCCGGCCGGACATCGTCCGGCCCGACGCCGTACGCCGCAAAGTCGATGCCTGGCTGAAGGAGGGCGACGGCGCCGACGCCATCGCGCTGCGCGCCGCACCGGTCTGGGGCAGCGACCCGGTGATCATCCTTGGCGGCGTCCGGCTGCGGGTCGTCGCCTGCCCGACGCCGCTCGCCGCCCGAGCCGCCCTGCACGACCGGGCCGCCGACGAGAAGCTGGTGCTGCTCACCGACCTGCCCGACGCCGTCCTCGGTGACGGGCTGCTCGCCCACCTCAGCCGGCAGTCCGTCCGCAGCGTCAACGCCTGGGAACTCGTCCGGCAGATGTTCGGCGGCGTGCGACTCGACCCGAGCCTGCCGACCGACCGCCGCTGGCTGCCCGCCGCGCTCGCTGACCACGCCCCCGTCGACGGCTGGCCCACCCCGCCCGGCACGATCCTCACCCGCGACCACGCGCTGCGCTGCCTCACCGCCGAACTGCTCGGCATCGACCGTGACCAGCTCGACGCCTCCGGGCTGCTGCAGTGGACCACCGACGCGCAGGCGCAGCAGCGGTTCACCGACAGGGTCGCCGCCGATGTCGCCGACGGCATCACCGCCTATCTCCGTGACGTCGCCGGGCCGATCGCCGAGCCGGTGATGGCGGCGGTCCGCGCCGGCCACGGCGTCGACGTCATCCCCATCGGACTGCTCGCCGAGGTGCTCTGGCCCACGCCAGCCGGCGGGCCAGCCGGCGGGCCAGCCGGCGCGGCGGCCAGCCGACCGGCCGGCGTCGAGGTCGCCGTCGCCCGGACCCGGCTCGAACCCCGCTTCGGCACCCTGCGGATGACCTCCGTGCAGGCCGCGGCGCTGCACGATGCCGCCGACGCCTGGGTGGCCCGAGCCCTCGACTCCGACGACGAGCTGGCCCGCCAGCAGGGGCTGCGACTGGTCCGCCGGGCCGAGGCCATCGCCGCCGACATCGAGCTGACCAGCCAGTTGGCGGCGTCCAGCCTGCTGCCCGCTGGCGTCACCTGGCGGCTGCGTGCCTTCGCGGCAGCCGTCCACGCCGCCCTGCCGCCACCCGGCGCACCCGCCGCCGGCACCGTCACCACGGCCGGGCTCAGTCGAGCAGAAGCCGCGTTCAAACGGCTCACCGAACACCGGGCCGCCGACCAGGGCAGGCGGACCACCGCCCACATGGCCCTGCGTCTGCTGCGCTGGCTCAGCCGACCGGCCGGCCAGCCACCCCGGACCCTGTACGCAGCCCTGCAACGGCAGGTCACCGTCGACGGCTGGGTGGACCGGGCCCGGCTCGACGTCTTCGCCGGCGACGTCGACCCCGAGGTCGCCGAGGCGTACCAGGCGCTGCACCGGGCCGTCGACGCCCGCCGCGCCCGCCACGACGAACAGTTCGCCGGCCTGCTCGCCGAAGCCACCCGCGCCGACGCCGAACCCGGCCGGATGCTGCGCGTCGAAGACGTCCTGGACCGGGTCGTCGCCCCGATCCTCGACGCCGGACGTCAGGCGCTGCTGCTGGTCATGGACGGCATGGGTGTCGCCGCCGCCACCGAACTCGCCGAATCGCTCAGCCGCGACGGCAGCTGGATCGAGCTGACCCAGGCCGGCGGCCCCCGGGCCGGTGTCCTCGCCGCGCTGCCCACGGTGACCGAGGCCAGCCGGTGCAGCCTGCTCAGCGGCCGACTCGCCGTCGGCGACCGGCAGACCGAGCAGACCGCGTTCGAAGGGCGGTTCACCGGCGGTCGGCTGCTGCACAAGAGGTCCCTGCGGGCCGGGGCGGGTGCCGCCATCGACCCCGAGGTGCGGGCCGCAATCGACGACCCGACCGTGCCGGTGCTGGCCGCCGTCGTCAACACCATCGACGACTCCCTCGGCTACGGCGAGCCCGGCAGCACCGTCTGGGGCCAGGACACCGTCCCGGCCGTACGGGACCTGCTCGCCGTCGCCCGGCACCGGGTAGTGGTGATCGTCTCCGACCACGGGCACGTCGTCGACCGGGGGCCCGAGGCGGTCACCCTGCCCGGCGGCGACGGGCAGCACAACCGGTGGCGACCGGTCACCAGCAGCACCACCGACAGCAGCGGCGACAGCGCCAGTGACCGGCTCGGTGACGGCGAGTTCCTGGTCACCGGGCGGCGGGTGCTGCTCGGCGGCGGCACCATCGTGCTGCCGTGGCGGGAGGAGTTGCGCTACGGCCCCCGCAAGGCCGGCTACCACGGCGGCGCCGCCCCGGCCGAAGCCGTCATCCCGCTGCTGATGTTCACCGCCGGCAACGAAGAGTCGGTGCCCGACTGGCAGCCCGCTCCGGTCGCCAGCCCTGACTGGTGGCGGGAACCGGTGTCGTCGACAGCACAGCCCGGCACCGGCGGCGGCCGATCCGGTACGGGCGGCAGGCGGGCCGGCAAGGGCGGCCAGTCGGCGAAGCCGGTCCAGACCGAGCAGCTGTTCGACGTACCCGCCGATCCGCAGCAGCCGACGACGGCCGCGCCGCCGGCAGCCACCCCGGCCGACGCGGACCGGGCGCTGATCGACCGGCTCCTCACCAGCGAGCGGTACGCCCAGCGCCGCAACCCGCGTACCCCGCTCGACGACGACCGGGTCGCCGCCCTGCTCCGGGTGCTGCTGGCCGGCAGCGGCCGGGCCGGGCTGGAAACCCTCGCCGCGCAGGCCGGGGTGCCCGCGCACCGGATCCAGGGCACGGTGACCGCGTTGCGTCGGCTGCTGCAGGTCGAGGGATACCCGGTGCTGACCATCGACGCCGACGGGCAGACCGTCGTGCTCGACAGGCCGCTGCTGGTCGAGCAGTTCGACCTCGGCGAGTCGTCGTGA
- a CDS encoding radical SAM protein: MQVALLYPEVYDMARFRERRKEFPPFGVLYLAAVIEQAGHAVRIIKVTPEQTAPDLTGCDAIGFSLASSATYGMMLAARHSARFDGDPLVMVGGVHCNFYPESSMTDFQAHVAAVGESEETILELLNRAGDRRFDGIPGVLWHDGSQLRREPNRPLLRDIDQLPLPARHLLARDDLVLADRLAGTDLRMAHVMFSRGCPFPCSFCAAGQTRIQYRSGVSARRELTQLIEAYGIQGFAIVDDNFIVNKHKVGEICDHIADLGLRWSALSRVDTIDSPLLARMAASGCIEIKYGMESGSETLLKAMRKNTTRDQIRRAVAATVDAGIAAKVFVIHGYPGEDWRTTEETISLLAELRPLLARVSLFRFVPLPGTQVYDQAAAYGLRGTHLQADWDGDWAKFHIHHNNRHWWGTAQQWAQTQQSYDLLRNFVEENWGRQG; this comes from the coding sequence ATGCAGGTCGCGCTGCTCTACCCCGAGGTCTACGACATGGCGCGGTTCCGGGAGCGTCGCAAGGAGTTCCCGCCGTTCGGGGTGCTCTACCTCGCGGCCGTGATCGAACAGGCCGGGCACGCCGTACGCATCATCAAGGTCACCCCCGAGCAGACCGCGCCGGACCTGACCGGCTGCGATGCGATCGGCTTCTCACTGGCCTCGTCCGCGACGTACGGGATGATGCTGGCCGCCCGGCACAGCGCTCGCTTCGACGGTGACCCGCTCGTGATGGTCGGCGGCGTGCACTGCAACTTCTACCCCGAGAGCAGCATGACCGACTTTCAAGCACACGTCGCCGCCGTCGGCGAATCAGAAGAGACCATACTCGAACTGCTCAACCGGGCCGGTGACCGCCGATTCGACGGCATTCCGGGCGTGCTCTGGCACGACGGCAGCCAGCTCCGACGGGAACCGAACCGGCCGCTGCTGCGCGACATCGACCAACTGCCCCTGCCTGCGCGGCATCTTCTCGCCCGCGACGACCTGGTCCTCGCCGACCGGCTCGCCGGCACCGACCTGCGGATGGCGCACGTCATGTTCAGCCGTGGCTGCCCGTTCCCGTGTTCGTTCTGCGCCGCCGGGCAGACCCGCATCCAGTACCGCAGTGGGGTCAGCGCCCGCCGCGAGTTGACCCAGTTGATCGAGGCGTACGGTATCCAGGGCTTCGCGATAGTCGATGACAACTTCATCGTTAACAAGCACAAGGTCGGCGAGATCTGCGACCACATCGCCGACCTGGGACTGCGCTGGTCGGCGCTATCGAGGGTGGACACCATCGATTCGCCGTTGCTGGCCCGGATGGCCGCGTCCGGCTGCATCGAAATCAAGTACGGTATGGAGTCGGGCAGCGAGACACTGCTGAAAGCCATGCGGAAGAACACCACCCGCGACCAGATCCGTCGAGCTGTCGCCGCGACTGTAGATGCCGGAATCGCGGCCAAGGTCTTCGTCATCCACGGCTACCCCGGTGAGGACTGGAGGACCACCGAGGAGACGATCTCCCTGCTCGCAGAACTGCGTCCATTGTTGGCGCGGGTATCGCTGTTCCGGTTCGTGCCGCTGCCCGGCACTCAGGTCTACGACCAAGCGGCGGCCTACGGCCTGCGGGGAACCCACCTGCAAGCGGACTGGGACGGCGACTGGGCAAAGTTTCACATTCATCACAACAACCGGCACTGGTGGGGCACGGCGCAGCAGTGGGCACAGACGCAGCAGTCGTATGACCTGCTGAGAAACTTCGTGGAAGAGAACTGGGGCCGGCAAGGCTGA